The DNA sequence ATCCGCCCGATCAGGGTTCAAACGTAGTTTATTGATCCGATCTTCTACAGAATGCCGCATTACAAAATCATGAATGGTTGCAATATCGTCCCGACTTACCATTCCACTTACACTCTGTTGTGTGAACTGGTAAAGTTTAGCCATCTCATAAATTTTACTGATATTCCCTCCTGTTCCTACAGCATAGATAGGCTCTGAAAGCCCTCTAAGTTCTTCTTCCAACCATTCTTTCATGGACTTCCATTGACGCGCAGCTTTTTTAGGCTCTTCCAGTAATCGTACTGAGCCAATCTTGAAAGACCGGGCTGCAATTTTTTTCTGATTTACATATACATTCAATTCAGTACTCCCTCCTCCTACATCAATGTGCACATAAGTAGCTGTATCCAATTCACGTACTACTACATTATTGACCAACTCAGCCTCCTGATTGCCTGTGATGACTTGAATACGCATATTCAGTTTTTCCTGAATCCGCTTTACAATATCGGGTCCGTTTTCTGCTTCACGCATAGCAGATGTAGCACAAAGACGAAACTGATCTACTTCATGCAATTCAAACAACAACTTACAGGCATGTATAAACTTGGTCAGATTTGCTTCGCGCTGAGGACCAATTACGCCAGAATGAAAAACATCTTTCCCTAATTGAAGTGGAAATCGAATGTACTCTACCTGTTTAAAAGACACTTTATCTCCATCATATAATACCAGACTGATTTGCATACGGGCAGCATTTGACCCTATATCGATGGCACCTAATTTCATAAATAAAAAAAATGAAGGATGTTTAAAATGTAACAACATGTATCCACACTATTCTTTGCCATCTATCAGAACAAAAATAGCACCTTTGTTTTGGATACATTCCCATAGATAGTTCTTATTCCTGTGGATACCATGATTTTTTTGTATAAATGAATCACTATGTATCTATTTTTTATCTTCCTTTTAATTATATACCTTTGTACACAAATGCTTATCCAGAAAGACGGAGGGAATGGACCCAATGATGTCTTGGCAACCGTTTTTCGTTTCAGATATCTTACTACTACCAGAATTGCATCTCTGAAACGTAAAAAAAGGTGCTACTTTCCACCCCAGAACAAACTATTTTTTGGGGAAAGATAAGGAAGAAGCCTCATTTGCAACCCATCAAATGATCCTCCTCTCTGGAACTGCATACGTATAGGCGCTAAAAATAACTGGAATGAGATATCTCTTTTTCCTATTCTTTGCATATTATGTAACTGGTCAATGCTTTGGCCAGGCCACAGCCGTTTATCGAAATCTGGTAATGGAAGGAGGCGGTATTCGGGGTATAGCCTATAGTGGTGCTATTAAGGAACCGGAGCAGAGGGGTATACTGGATTCGATTACTCGGGTAGGTGGCACATCAGCGGGAGCTATACAGGCCGCTCTTCTGGCTGTAGGATATTCGGCAGATGAAATCAGACAACTCATCTATGCTATGCCTGTAAAAAAAATGAACGATGGCCGTTTCGTATTTATAGGTGATAGTAATAGCCTTGTTAAATATTATAACTGGTACAGGAGTGAAAAGTTTACAAAATGGCTGGAAGAACAACTAAAGGCCAAAACAGGACTTGACAATATTACACTGGACCAGCTACATACTATGGCAGGCCCAAACGGTATGAGGGATTTATATGTCACAGGCACCAATCTTACCCAACAAAAGGTCGAAGCGTTGTCATACGAAATCTATCCAGCCATGAAAGTATCAGATGCAGTTCGTATTTCCATGTCGATACCTCTGTATTTTAAAGCCATGTTTATAGATTCTCTTGGTAATACTATAGCAAAACCTGCGCCTGGCCAGAAGGTAAACGTGATGGTAGATGGAGGTATTTTAGCTAATTATCCTATTGACCTTTTTGATCAGAACAAGTATTTATACAGGCCACAATCTGGACTTGCTTTGGATGCCTATATACTCAATTCTAAAACACTAGGTTTGCGTCTGGATAGAGAAGAGCAAATACCCTATGATAATCAGCAGAAAGGACTCGCCCCCTATGAGATTTACAATTTTAAGAGTTATATGTCTGCCTTTTACACTAACGATTGGATTCCTACATAAGAAATAACCTCTACCAATATACTAAGAATATATACCATACATCGACATTAACATATACCTATACCTACATGACTGACATTCGCGATATTCTCAAGCAACGTATCCTCATACTTGATGGAGCCATGGGAACCATGATTCAACGGTATCATCTGACAGAAGAAGACTACAGAGGAGAACGCTTTAAGGATTTCCCCCATGATTTGAAAGGTAACAATGACCTATTATCTATTACACAACCAGCAATCATCAAGGAAATCCATACCAAATATCTGGAAGCAGGAGCGGATATCATTGAAACTAATACCTTCTCGGGTACTTCTATCGCAATGGCAGACTACCATATGGAAGATCTGGTATATGAATTAAACTATGAGTCGGCTAAAGTAGCGAAAGAAGCTGTTATAGAATTTAATGCAAAATACCCTGAAAAGCCTCGCTTTGTAGCAGGTGCTATGGGGCCAACCAACCGTACGGCATCGTTGTCGCCAGATGTTAACAATCCTGGCTATCGTGCTATTACGTTTGATCAACTGGTTGACGCTTATTATGAACAGGTACGCGGACTTGTTGATGGTGGAGCGGATATACTATTGGTAGAAACCATTTTTGATACGCTTAATGCTAAAGCAGCTTTATTTGCCATTGATTTATTCTTTGTCAATAACAAAGATAAGCAGCCTTTGCCTATCATGGTTTCCGGAACCATCACAGATGCATCCGGACGTACTCTATCCGGGCAGACAACGGAAGCATTCTTAACTTCTGTATCACATCTGCCGTTGCTTTCTGTAGGACTTAACTGTGCACTAGGTGCAGACTTAATGCGTCCGTATGTCCAAACATTAGCAAAAGAATCTCCTTTCTTTACCTCTGCATACCCTAATGCAGGACTCCCCAATGAATTTGGAGAATATGATCAATCTCCGGATGAGATGGCAGCCATTGTAGAAGGGTTTCTGTCAGATAGCTTTGTCAATATAATAGGTGGTTGCTGTGGTACTACGCCTGATCATATTCAGGCTATTGCAAAAGTAGCAGCCAACTATCAGCCACGTCCTCTTCCTCAGTTTGACAAGACAATGAAACTGTCAGGTCTGGAGCCATTAAGGGTAACCAAAGAAACTAACTTCATCAATGTTGGGGAACGAACCAATGTAACAGGTTCAAAAGCATTTGCACGACTTATTAAAACAGGGGATTATGAAGCAGCCCTGAGTGTAGCACGTCAGCAGGTAGAAGGTGGAGCCCAGGTCATAGATATTAATATGGATGAAGGGATGCTTGATTCTGTAGAAGTGATGACCACTTTTCTGAATCTGATAGCAGCCGAACCTGATATTTCCCGTGTTCCAATCATGATAGACTCTTCCAAATGGGAGGTTATTGAAGCAGGATTGAAATGTGTACAGGGCAAAGCGATTGTAAATTCTATCTCTCTAAAAGAAGGAGAAGAAAAATTCAAAGACTATGCACATAAGATACTGCGTTATGGCGCAGCGACTGTAGTAATGGCTTTTGATGAACAGGGACAGGCAGATTCCTATGAACGCAGGATTCAGATTTGTGAAAGAGCATACAACATTCTCGTAAAAGAAGTAGGCTTCCCACCTGAAGATATCATCTTTGACCCTAATATTCTGACAGTTGCAACAGGTATTGAAGAACACAACAACTATGCGGTTGATTTTTTTAATGCAACCAAATGGATAAAAGAAAACCTTCCTTATGCAAAAGTATCAGGTGGGGTATCCAATATATCGTTTAGTTTCAGAGGTAATGACCATGTACGTGAAGCTATGCACTCTGCTTTCCTGTACCATGGAATTAAGGCTGGAATGGATATGGGCATTGTCAATGCTGGTCAGCTGGCAGTATATGATGACATTCCTAAAGATTTACTGGAACTCGTAGAGGATGTGTTGCTTAACCGCCGTCAGGATGCAACAGAAAGACTAATCGCATTTGCAGAAACAGTAAAAGCTCAAGGCAAGGAAAAAGTTGAAGACCTTGCATGGCGTAACGGAACAGTAGGTGAACGTCTGACTCATAGTCTTGTAAAAGGTATTGTAGATTATATCGATCAGGACGTAGAAGAGGCTCGTCAGCAAGTAGATCGTCCATTAAAAGTTATTGAAGGACCGCTAATGGATGGCATGAATGTGGTGGGCGATCTGTTTGGCGCTGGAAAAATGTTTCTTCCTCAAGTTGTAAAATCGGCGCGGGTAATGAAAAAAGCGGTAGCCTATCTGCTACCATTTATAGAGGCAGAAAAAAGCGGTGGTGGAAGTTCTTCAGCAGGTAAAATCTTATTGGCAACAGTTAAAGGAGATGTGCATGATATCGGAAAGAATATCGTAGGTGTGGTGTTAGGTTGTAATAACTACGAAATCGTTGACCTTGGTGTAATGGTACCTACAGACAAAATTCTGGAAGCCGCTCGTAGAGAAAATGCTGACATCATTGGTTTGAGTGGTTTGATTACTCCAAGTCTGGATGAGATGGTAGGCGTTGCAAAAGAGATGGAACGCCAAGGATTTACCATACCATTACTGATTGGCGGTGCCACTACATCACGTATCCATACTGCTGTTAAAATTGACCCTCACTACTCAGGTCCGGTTATCCATGTGCTGGATGCAAGTCGCTCTGTGCCAGTAGCAGGAAAGCTAGTACAGAATGAACAAACCCGTGAAGAAATATTCCAGGAGATAAAAGGAGAATATGCCAAACTTCGTTCAGATCATGCGAATCGTCAGAAAGACAAGAACTATGTATCTATCGAAAAAGCTCGTGAGAATAGTCTGAAAATTGATTGGGAAGCATCTCCTATGTACCAACCTAAATTTTTAGGCAACCGTTATTTTGAGGATTATGATCTTGCAGAAATTGCTAAATACATAGATTGGACTCCATTCTTCCAGACATGGCAGCTACAAGGCAAATATCCTAAAATCTTTGATAACCCAGTTGTGGGTGAAGAAGCGAAACGTCTTTATGAAGATGCACAACAAATGCTTCAAAAAATCATAAAAGATAAATCACTCAAAGCAAAAGCTGTAGTAGGTTTCTATCCGGCAAATGCGGTTGGTGATGATGTGATTCTTTATGATTATGCAGAAGAAGTGGTAGAGGTACCTTGTGAAAAACATGGATCTCATAAACATGTAAAATATGTAGTAAAAGATGCTCAGGTTCGGAAGCAAGAGGCTATCATAAACAAGCTTCACTTTATTCGTCAGCAGGGTCAAAAAGCATCTAATGTCCCAAATATTTGTCTATCTGACTTTATTGCCCCTCTTGAGACAGGCAAGACAGATTACATTGGTGCCTTTGCAGTTACGGCAGGTATTGGTATCGAAGCTCTCCTCGAACTATATGAGAAAGATCATGATGACTATAACTCTATCATGATTAAGGCATTGGCAGATCGTCTGGCTGAAGCATTTGCAGAACTCATGCACGAACGTGTTCGTCGGGAATTCTGGGGATATGCAACCAATGAAAAACTTAGCAATGAAGATCTGATTGCAGAAGAATACCAGGGTATTCGTCCAGCGCCTGGTTATCCAGCCTGTCCGGACCATACAGAGAAACGTACCTTGTTCGATCTGCTGGACGCAGAACAACGGATTGGAATTACATTAACAGAAAGCTTTGCTATGTATCCGGCAAGTTCCGTAAGTGGATGGTATTTCTCTCATGAACAGGCAAAATATTTTCCAGTTGGCAAGATGGCTAAGGATCAATTGGAAGATTATGCCCAACGTAAGAATATGACCATAGAAGAAGCTGAAAAATGGTTGGCCCCAAATCTGAATTATGATTAATTAATTCAGCGATTCATAAACTAAAAATTCATTTATATCAAAGGCTTGTGCTCCTGCTATACGCAGGATGCAAGCCTTTCGTTTTACCCATACCTGATTAGCTATCATTTTCCGGCGATGATAAATAAAAAAGCCCCTGAGATCAGGGGCTTTTTTATCATTTATAATCTTGTATTTATTGTCCGCCAAAAGCAGGAGCATAACGATTTAATACTTTTTCATAAGCATCCGCTTCTTTTTTCCCAGCTTCTTTTAAGGCATTGGCAACCTGGCTCAGAATGTACATACTTAACCGAGAGTCATCATTCTGTGGATCATTCTGCATATAATAATCCAAATTTTTCACAGCACGATCTCCCATGATTTTTGCGACCTCCATGCCTTTTTTCTCCTCTCCAGTTTTTAACAGTACAGAAACCAAAGGTGTAGTGTATAGATCATATGGGATAGTCTGATCTGGTAATACCTTCAAGCAGAACAATGCAACCTCACGAGCCTTATCATTCTTACCTTCCATCATTAATTGCTCTGCCAGTTCAAGGAATGCACGACGAGGAACAATAGTAGGAAGTGCACGATAGTTTGCATCATAATACACTTTAGGATTGTCTGTATTACGCCAGAATGTCTTTTTAAGCATATTATCAAACATAATGTCAGAGTTTACATAGCCATCACGTGCTCCCTGTACCCGAACAGGTAATAAACGCATAGCATATCCTTCCTGCTGCATATACTCACGCAATCCCAGATAGCTGGATTGAGATAATGTTGTATTAAAGTAAATAGGCCGTTCCCAATTGTTATTGGCAATCATATCAAGCATAATCAGATCTGGTTTCAACAAATCACCACGATTCACACTCCACACCATTTCAGACTTAATAGAATCCTGTAGTTCAGTTTTCACTATCCCCATACTACGTACTTTATTTACATCTACAGGCAA is a window from the Xanthocytophaga agilis genome containing:
- a CDS encoding phosphatase; translation: MKLGAIDIGSNAARMQISLVLYDGDKVSFKQVEYIRFPLQLGKDVFHSGVIGPQREANLTKFIHACKLLFELHEVDQFRLCATSAMREAENGPDIVKRIQEKLNMRIQVITGNQEAELVNNVVVRELDTATYVHIDVGGGSTELNVYVNQKKIAARSFKIGSVRLLEEPKKAARQWKSMKEWLEEELRGLSEPIYAVGTGGNISKIYEMAKLYQFTQQSVSGMVSRDDIATIHDFVMRHSVEDRINKLRLNPDRADVIVPAAEIYLYVMQCANADLIKVPEIGLIDGIIQGLYEKIKKLRV
- a CDS encoding patatin-like phospholipase family protein, translating into MRYLFFLFFAYYVTGQCFGQATAVYRNLVMEGGGIRGIAYSGAIKEPEQRGILDSITRVGGTSAGAIQAALLAVGYSADEIRQLIYAMPVKKMNDGRFVFIGDSNSLVKYYNWYRSEKFTKWLEEQLKAKTGLDNITLDQLHTMAGPNGMRDLYVTGTNLTQQKVEALSYEIYPAMKVSDAVRISMSIPLYFKAMFIDSLGNTIAKPAPGQKVNVMVDGGILANYPIDLFDQNKYLYRPQSGLALDAYILNSKTLGLRLDREEQIPYDNQQKGLAPYEIYNFKSYMSAFYTNDWIPT
- the metH gene encoding methionine synthase; the encoded protein is MTDIRDILKQRILILDGAMGTMIQRYHLTEEDYRGERFKDFPHDLKGNNDLLSITQPAIIKEIHTKYLEAGADIIETNTFSGTSIAMADYHMEDLVYELNYESAKVAKEAVIEFNAKYPEKPRFVAGAMGPTNRTASLSPDVNNPGYRAITFDQLVDAYYEQVRGLVDGGADILLVETIFDTLNAKAALFAIDLFFVNNKDKQPLPIMVSGTITDASGRTLSGQTTEAFLTSVSHLPLLSVGLNCALGADLMRPYVQTLAKESPFFTSAYPNAGLPNEFGEYDQSPDEMAAIVEGFLSDSFVNIIGGCCGTTPDHIQAIAKVAANYQPRPLPQFDKTMKLSGLEPLRVTKETNFINVGERTNVTGSKAFARLIKTGDYEAALSVARQQVEGGAQVIDINMDEGMLDSVEVMTTFLNLIAAEPDISRVPIMIDSSKWEVIEAGLKCVQGKAIVNSISLKEGEEKFKDYAHKILRYGAATVVMAFDEQGQADSYERRIQICERAYNILVKEVGFPPEDIIFDPNILTVATGIEEHNNYAVDFFNATKWIKENLPYAKVSGGVSNISFSFRGNDHVREAMHSAFLYHGIKAGMDMGIVNAGQLAVYDDIPKDLLELVEDVLLNRRQDATERLIAFAETVKAQGKEKVEDLAWRNGTVGERLTHSLVKGIVDYIDQDVEEARQQVDRPLKVIEGPLMDGMNVVGDLFGAGKMFLPQVVKSARVMKKAVAYLLPFIEAEKSGGGSSSAGKILLATVKGDVHDIGKNIVGVVLGCNNYEIVDLGVMVPTDKILEAARRENADIIGLSGLITPSLDEMVGVAKEMERQGFTIPLLIGGATTSRIHTAVKIDPHYSGPVIHVLDASRSVPVAGKLVQNEQTREEIFQEIKGEYAKLRSDHANRQKDKNYVSIEKARENSLKIDWEASPMYQPKFLGNRYFEDYDLAEIAKYIDWTPFFQTWQLQGKYPKIFDNPVVGEEAKRLYEDAQQMLQKIIKDKSLKAKAVVGFYPANAVGDDVILYDYAEEVVEVPCEKHGSHKHVKYVVKDAQVRKQEAIINKLHFIRQQGQKASNVPNICLSDFIAPLETGKTDYIGAFAVTAGIGIEALLELYEKDHDDYNSIMIKALADRLAEAFAELMHERVRREFWGYATNEKLSNEDLIAEEYQGIRPAPGYPACPDHTEKRTLFDLLDAEQRIGITLTESFAMYPASSVSGWYFSHEQAKYFPVGKMAKDQLEDYAQRKNMTIEEAEKWLAPNLNYD